In the genome of Leptospira broomii serovar Hurstbridge str. 5399, the window AGACCTTCTTACGATAATAACCGACTTGGATATTTCGTATCCTTTACTCTTACTTCGGCGGGCGCGGAAAAATTCTTTGAAATCACTTCCAAAAACGTAGGTCGTCAGCTCGCTATCGTTTGGGGTGATAAAGTAATCTCGGCCCCGGTTATTAAAGGACCGATTGCCGGAGGAAACGCCCAAATAGACGGAGATTTTAGTCGGGAAGAAGCCGTAGATTTATCCAACGTGATAAGCGAAGGCGCGCTCCCAATTCCGTTAAGCGTACTGGAAATGAGATTTATCGGGCCCACTTTGGGAATCGAATCCATTGAGGTCGGTTTGAAAGCCGTTCTATTAGGTTTCGGTTTGGTTATCATTTTCATGCTGTTAGTTTACCGACTGTCAGGATTGGTCGCCGATATCGCTTTATTAGTGAACGTGATCGTGTTGATGGCTTTGCTTTCCTTAATGGGCTTTACGCTGACACTTCCCGGATTTGCGGGAATTATTCTAACAGTCGGTATGGCCGTCGATGCGAATGTCATTATCTATGAAAGGATAAAAGAGGAACTCCGCGCGGGTAAACACGTAACTTCCGCAGTTGCTCAGGGGTTTGATAACGCCTTTTGGACGATCGTGGATAGTAACGTGACCACGTTGATTTCCGGAATTTTGATGATCAAACTTGGGAACGGACCGATCAAAGGATTCGCGATAACATTATGTTGGGGGATTATCACATCTCTGTTTACTTCGCTATTCCTAAGTAGAATGATTATGGATATTCTAGTTAATAAATTAGGAGTCTCCAAACTCCAAATCGGATTCAAGAGGCTGGAGTCCAAGAATGTTTGATTTTATAAAGTACAAATACGTTTCTATAGTAGTTTCTACGATTTTAATTATTATCGGTTTTGGAGTTACCTTCGGAAAATACGGAGGATTTGCTACGTCCTTGGATTTTGACGGAGGTCTGAGAACCGTCGTGGAATTCGATAAGTCCGTGGAACGTAAGACTTTGGAGGAATATTTTTCCTCCAAAGGATTGGAAGCCGTATTGGTTCACATGGACAAAGAGAAGAACCATTATCAAATCGATATCGGTCTGGGATCTGCCGACAGAATTAAGGAACTTTATCTACAAAAAAAAGGAACGTCTACGCCCGAAGCAAAGCAGATTTCGGCGATCGACGCTTTGATAGGTCTCTTAACGGAAGATTTTAAATTGGATAAGAAGGCGATCTTGTCCGCAAACCAAGTGGGATCGGTAGTGGGAGCCGAATTGACGACTACCGGAATTACCCTTCTCGGTTTAACTCTCTTGATTATTTTAGGATACTTAAGTTTTCGTTTCCAGTTCAAGTTCGCTCTGGGCGCAAGTCTCGCCTTGATTCACGATTTGATCATTACGATCGCTTTTATCGGTTTTTTTCAAATCAAACCGAGCGTTCCGATTATCGCCGCGCTTTTAACTTTGTTGGGATATTCCATCAACGATACGATCGTGGTCTTTGACAGGATACGAGAGAACGCGGGTAATATGAAGGATGTTTTCTCAAACGTAATTAATATTTCCATCAATCAAACTTTAAGTAGAACGATTAATACCTCTTTCGCTACTTTGATTTCAGTCGTCGCGATCATTATCGGCGGAGCGGTAGAACT includes:
- the secF gene encoding protein translocase subunit SecF, which gives rise to MFDFIKYKYVSIVVSTILIIIGFGVTFGKYGGFATSLDFDGGLRTVVEFDKSVERKTLEEYFSSKGLEAVLVHMDKEKNHYQIDIGLGSADRIKELYLQKKGTSTPEAKQISAIDALIGLLTEDFKLDKKAILSANQVGSVVGAELTTTGITLLGLTLLIILGYLSFRFQFKFALGASLALIHDLIITIAFIGFFQIKPSVPIIAALLTLLGYSINDTIVVFDRIRENAGNMKDVFSNVINISINQTLSRTINTSFATLISVVAIIIGGAVELYDFAYVLTFGIILGTFSSIFIAAPLIDIYDSVYKRFKKS